GTATTTGTGCTATCTTTAAACCAAAGGAAAACATACTTGGTGCAGATCTACACTTGAAGGTCATGACAGATGAAACTCCATCTAGTTTTTTTACAGCCACCTCACAATGTCCTTCAATTATCTGGAAATGAAAACGATAACGGTATAAATCTCAATAAAATCTGAATgataacaaacaaaacaaaaatgagaaaatgaccATATATTTTAGTAATCTGGTTCCCCTTTGCTTGAATTGATTAGTATATtagtagaaatgtattttttcaaactTTCCTCAGTAAGTTTCCTCAGGATTTTTACACTATCCAGTAAACCTTGACAGAATCGAGGGAAATTAAGACTTTCACCATTTCCTTTTTCGTTCTGACTGTGCAGTTTGCAAGAGGTGTGGGATCCAACATGTGGCACTTGGTCTGCACAATATCCAGCTCCACAATGAAGACCTCCCCTCCTGTGGGCTGTAAGGCAGGTGTAAGTTAGTCTATGGGGGGCTGGTAACTGTCCACTGGGAGAAGCCAAGCAATTATCAAATGATATACCTTACCTGGCCCGGGGTGGAGTTGATATTGAAATTGTATTACTTTAGGGCTTCTTTGTGAACATGCAAAGAAAGTTAGATTTTTTTCCTCTATATTTTTGAATATTCTTTGAggatatttttctattaaacccAGTCCATGCATTGATTGTACAATGCAACTCCACATCTCGCTGAACACTTCAGcgaaatattaaaacaataatacGACAACCTTGCCGTAAATTTCAAGACGGTATTAAGGGGATCGGAAAGGTGAGAACTTCACTATGCTGCTTTGTGCAGTGTGACATTGATTCTGACAGACTAATTTTAACTCCAATCGAGCAGGCCTACACATTGTCCCTGCAGGGTTTGTGTACACTGAGGGTGTCCAATCCGAAATGTgggttcaggtttttgttttttgtaggggtgacatggctcaggcagtaagagcagttatctggcagtcggagggttgccggttcaatcccctgcccaggctgtgtcgaagtgtccctgagcaagacacataacccctaaatgctcctgacgagctggttggtgccttgcatggcagccaattgccgttggtgtgtgagtgtgtgtatgaatgggtgaatgagaagcatcaattgtacagcgctttggataaaggtgctatatacagtacatccggaaagtattcacaacgcttcacttttccaacattttgttaggttacagccttattccaaaatggaataaatgcatttttttcctaaaaattctacacacaacaccccataatgacaacatgaaagaagtttttgaaatttttgctaatttattaaaaataaaaaactaagaaatcacatgtacataagtattcacagcctttgctcaatactttgttgatgcacctttggcagcaattacagcctcaagtcatttcgaatatgatgccacaagcttggcacacctatctttgggcagtttcgcccattcctctttgcagaacctctcaagctccatcaggttggatggggagcgtcggtgcacagccattttcagatctctccagagatgttcaatcggattcaagtctgggctctggctgggccactcaaggacattcacagagttgtcctgaagccactcctttgatatcttggctgtgtgcttagggtcgttgtcctgctgaaagatgaaccgtcgccccagtctgaggtctagagcgctctggagcaggttttcatccaggatgtctctgtacattgctgcattcatctttccctcaatcctgactagtctcccagttcctgctgctgaaaaacatccccacagcatgatgcatccccaccaccatgcttcactgtagggatggtattggccaggtgatgagcggtgcctggtttcctccaaacatgacgcctggcattcacgccaaagagttcaatctttgtctcatcagaccagagaattttgtttctcatggtctgagagtcctttaggtgccttttggcaaactccaggcgggctgccatgtgccttttactaaggagtggcttccgtctggacactctaccatacaggcctgattggtggattgctgcagagatggttgtccttctggaaggttctcctctctccacagaggaacgctggagctctgacagagtgaccatcgggttcttggtcacctccctgactaaggcccttctcccccgattgctcagtttagacgggcggccagctctaggaagagtcctggtggttccgaacttcttccatttacggatgatggaggccactgtgctcattgggaccttcaaagcagcagaaatttttctgtacccttccccagatttgtgcctcgagacaatcctgtcttggaggtctacagaaaatccctttgacttcatgcatggtttgtgctccgacatgcactgtcaactgtgggaccttatatagacaggtgtgtgcctttccaaatcatgtccaatcaactgaatttaccccaggtggactccaattaagctgtagaaacatctcaaggttgatcagtggaaacaggatgcacctgagctcaattttgagcttcatggcaaaggctctgaatacttatgtacatgtgatttcttagttttttatttttaataaattagcaaaaatttcaaaaaaccttctttcatgttgtcattatggtgtcttgtgtatagaatttagaggaaaaaaatgaatttattccatttaggaataaggctgtaacataacaaaatgttggaaaagtgaagcgctgtgaatactttccggatgcactgtaaatgccaaccatttaccatttgttttagcccagcacaaGGACACCTTATGAAAccaatcatggtcttcaatcaagaccttgataagtagaatcagctgtgctGGGCCAAAACAAAGATCTGCACCCGCACCGGCCCTTTTTGGATAGGAATGGACACCCGTGATGCCCACTATTACATCAGAGTTTGTGGATGTTTTAATtgggcggcctatagcgtagtggttaagataaatgactgggacctgcaaggttggtggttcaatccccagtgtagccacaatgagatccgcacagccgttgggcccttgaccaaagcccttaaccctgcattgctccagtgtaggattgtctcctgcttactctaatcaactgtaggtcgctctggataagactgtctgtcaaatgccagtaatgtaatgtaatgtaatgtaatgtaattgggaCAGTCGTTCACTTACCTCTGAAGTGATTTTAGCTTTCTATCCTGGCGAGGGCGTACTTGTACCCTTGCTTGTGGAAGTCGTTGATGTAGTCCGTAGCAACGACTGCTGCCTCTTCTACCTCGGGGGAGTCGCACACCGGGAAACGCGCCGGCAATGCACTCGCCCAGGCCCCCACCAGCATCCCCAAAACCAGCACAGCACCCAAAGGTTTCATGTAACAGCCGGAACTCTTCAGAAGAACTGGACTCAAACCTCAGTCTTTGTGTGTTATTTATACCTTTCGCTGTTTTCAGAATGGTCACACAACCACGGAATGACCGACTGCCTTTACTCCTACATGACCAAACTAGGATCTCTATGGATCAGCGTCAATGTAAACCCTCCAACACTCGAATAATGGGTCTTTGACCAGCctattgcactttttttttttgttgtttagtttgtgcagtatatattttattatgctTGAAAACAGCCCATTTGGATAGAGGTCCAGATGCTTTGAGGTCAAGTGCAAGTACAGAGTGCTTAAATTTTTGGTCGGTCTCGGACTTCAACTGACAGATAGATTTTTTTGTCAGTTGTCATTTTTTGGTCAAAATCTCTCTTCATTTTCTCTCTTCAGCTGAATAATACAATTTAGCTTACGTGTCCTTTTGGGGCCTCCAAATGCCTGGACATCGCTTTAAAAAAGCAATGCAATacaatttgaatacatttttgctgTAGTTCTATTGTTTCTAAGCCCACCAGACACAGCCATGAGCATCTGTATCTactcaaatacaaaaattattttcagtgagaaaaaaaccccctccacatccactgtgtttgagcatctgtaactttgttttagtcaTATTTAGgataatatttagagtaatattttggttgttttctaAATGCCCCCCACTGGCATTTAGAAAACAACCCCCATgagttacctttcagaagagaccagaatTGTGCCTGTGGTCAAAAGGAGTCAAGAGtaataaccattttattttgtgtatgccAAAAGTGGTGATACTTTAGGGGTTAAGGAAGATGCGTTCTTTACTGCTTTTGCACCTTCTCAATCCAcgtttttaaacatgttttgcattaattaattttttgcaATGAGCctccaaaacaaacagaacaaaacaaagaatcGGTGAGAAGATATCTTTCTTTAATTCCTCAGAGAAAGAGTGGTACAGAGCTCAAGGAGGAGTACAAGCGAACACAAGCACGCAGTACGGCCTAGGATTCTGCCTTCGGTCCCTGTTTTCAGAGGATCCTGATCCTTCCGGGGCAGATGACGGGCCCAGGGCCTCCTATGACTGGCCCCTGGTCAACTACGGTGGGCTGGTCTGGTTCACTGGGGGCAGTGGGGACTGCAAGCACGTCCCTTTTCACCACCGGGACCTCCCCGGACTCTTTGGATACGGACAGCAGGCCAGTGGCGGCAGGGTCATGCAGGTGGATCAGCTTGTGGTGCAGGCCACCCAGGGGGCCAGGGCCCGGGAGGACCTGGGGGCCGGGTAAAGTCGTGTCGTTTGTTGCCGGGGCGACAGGAGCTGGCTGGGATAGAGGTAAGACCAGTGTACCTTTGTTAAGTAATGTTGTCTTTATCTGAATTTATTTCAGACGGAAGGAGAAACTGCAATTTatagtatattatattatatagagcagtgggtgtgctggcttttcttGTTACTGGGGACTTAACTCTGTTACTAAGTGCTTTAAATGTTCAGTTAACTCACGTCACCTGGTTTCTTAGGTCTGAATTTGTGTCTAAAATTAAGGAGAAAAAACAGCACAACCcacggctctccaggaacaggactaCAGACTAATCATACAGAGAATAGAGTCCTTGTTTGAAAGATGAAAGCggaatttttatatttattgctttTAAGTCTTATATTACAATTAGGTCTATTAAAGTTATAGGCAGTTTGTTTCTTGTGTCTGTTTTAGGTGAAGTATAGCAGCAATAGAAAAACATCCTTGTGATAATATAGCTTTACAGTCTGTCTCTATGACAAAGTAGGCAATTTTTTACCGGAATTTGGAATAAGCTGCAGTCCACTGAAGGTGTAGGGGGCTTAGTGACCGTGGAAGCCTGGCAGAAGCCATGaaactgaggaagaggaagaggaggaagaggaggaggtttAGTGTTCAACTTTGGAGAGATCTGATGATCACTTGTACATCACACTCAGAGGATGTTTGGTACAGAGCTGAATCTGTGCGCTCTTAATGTGTACTCTTACCCTCAGagttcacagtaaaatattcattgtcaaatcaactcttacagagaaCATACAGTAGGGTTCCTATTGGACTGATATGTAATCTGttagagtttaattaacactggacatttcactgtgtaATAATAAGAACAATAAGAAGAATTGGTGCAATTTATTGCTAATGTCAAAGCACTCATTAAGCACAATAGCATGTCGCATGTATGACTATAATCTATTTTTGCATGAGTCCATTGCTTTGCACCAAATTACTCAAGGTTACCCAGGGCccagttccacaaagcaggattactgagttagctgaactgtgctgagtaaaacctggaacagcactttttacttcagtccatgttccagatttggggggtgtcctggttttactcagtgcagttatcactaatcctgctttgtggaacagggcccaggGGGGTATAtcaaaaaacagctgttctgggttcAATTGGGtcttatccagctaacccagtaaGCCTGTTCATGATATACTGCCCTACTACCTTAACACTACCTGTACTCAACCAGAGTCTCTGTCCATCAGACAGTCTCCCATGTtttggtatggtagttacagacttggcctatctaccttgtgtactggactttTGTTCATGGCCTTATaaccaatcatatatgaattgtaccttatctgacatgtttggttgtttgttgtatgaccttgatatgcactgttttgtactgTACGATGttttagataaaataaaataaaatgtaatgtataaaataaaaaggtttctTCTGTACTTACGGGTACTCTAGTGTCATCCATCAAATTAGTTTCCACCGTGACAAACTCAGTCTCCAATTTGAATCCTCCACCGATCACCTGAAAGAGGGTATTAGAGAGCAAAATGGAGGgactttttcatttaaattcaggTCACCAGGGTGATTTTGTTCTCAGAGCTTTTGGGCTGCCACTTGACCATGATTAATAGCAATACACTAAGAAAACCCCAATATCTCACCATCCATGATTAATACTGGAACATTGGGAAAGTGCTTCGCCACACAGCaattcagtgttaaattaagGCATACATTAGGGTGTTCATATGGTCACTGTTTGACTCATATGTACTCAGACTTGAATTAACGCTGGACATATTACTGTGCATGACCAACACTGGAACATAGGGACAGAATTAAACCATTTGATCATTGGATCAAGTACAAACTGTTCACCTGTGATGTCAATCTTGAAACCTCCACCAGTTTGTAGGTAGTGGCATTGGCTTGCCTGTTGAGGGCCTCCAGGGCGACATCGACCACCTCCAGCCCATCTGTGTGGTTCAGTGGGAGTAGGGTCGGACAGCCCCCGCAGAAATCTTCTCTCGAATCTGCAGGCACGTGAAGGGTAGAGAAACAGACGTTTACTTCATTTTTGGCTTTATGTGTGAACATTATGTGTAGTTTGGCTACTGgactacacactcactgagcatttttgACTTCAAAAaaattcctttgagattctgttccatgttgacataaTTAAATCaagcaatttctgcagattcgTCAGCTGCACATTCTTGCTAtgaatctcccattctaccacatcccagaagtgttctattggattcagagcTGCTtgctgggaaggccactgaagaacagataactcattgtcatgttcatgaaaccagtttgagatgacctTTGCTTAGTAACATGGTgtattatcatgctggaagtagccattagaagatggatACATTATGGCCATAAagagatgcacatggtcagcgacaatactcaaataggttGTGGCATTcaaagcgatgattgattggtattaacgggctCAAAGTGTGCcaggaaaacattccccacaccattacaccaccgccaccagcctggactgacAGGTTGGGTGCATGGATTCTTGCTGTTGGCATCAACATCTGACCCTACCTCAACATCTGTATACCTCACCAGAAATCGAGATTCTGACCAGgatacatttttccagtcttcaactgtccagttttggtgagccagTGCCCACTGGAGCCTCAGTCTTGATGTTTAACTGTGTAGTTGCATCAGTGAAATTTAAttcttgcaaatatttaaatactgGAAAATTGGGTTGGAAGTTAATCATTTGACCGTTATTGACACTGGAACATAgggtcaggttaggtgtgctcctgccattgcccttgaccaaggcactggcctcagaactggagttggtccctggaTGCTGCACTGTGGTTGCCCATTGCTTGTAGGTATGGGTCAAATGGAAAGCAAAAATGACCCCCCAGGGTCAAAAAGGAATATTTATATGCAGGTCAGGAACATGTTTGAGCTGCTATCTAACAAATTTGATATAATTTCCATCTCTTTGTGTGGAAGAATGTTGCATTATGttgacttttgtttttaatacttgtgctggaaaatggaaaacataCCTGGTTCAGATTTGCACTTGAAGGCCAGGACAGATAAAACTCCATCTAGTTTTTTTACAGCGACATCACAATCTCCTTCAATTCTctggaaatgaaaatgataaCAGTACAAatctcaataaaaacaaaaacaaacaaaaatgaggAAATGACCATATTCTAGTAATCTCGTTCATCTTTGCCTGAATTAATTAGTAGAAGAaatgtaatacttttattcttctttttttttttttactttcctcAGTTTCAGGTGTTTCAGGATCCCCCGCCACGACCCCACCCCCCCGCGCCCcgcccctccaccaccaccaccaccaaccctACCCCCCCAGATCAACGTAGCCAGTAAACCTTGACAGGACCAAGATAAATGAAGACTTTCACCATTGCAGTCTTCGGTCTGACTGTGCAGTTTGCAATAGGCGTAGGATTTAAGACGTGGCAATTACTCTCCAGCAGATCCAGCTCCAAGATGATGGTGTCCCCACCTGCGGGCTGGAAGGAAGGTGTAAGTTAGGCTATGGGTGGTAACTGCTATGGGTGGTAACTGCGAGAAGCCAGGCAATAAAAAATGATACCTGGGTGGGTGATATTTCCAAAACACTGTTAGCTGGTTAGCATTTGTTACCATTCAAATTGCATTACTTTAGGATTACTTTGAGAAAATGCAAATTATTTCTGAATatccatacattttttatatgaaCTCTGTCAATGCATTGTACTCTCTTTCACATCTCACTGAACACCTcaccaaaatattacaatattaataCAACAACCTGTACTAAATTTCTAGACAGTATTCAGGGGATCTGAAAGATGAAAACATTATTATGCCATGGGTGCtttctacactacactactttGTGTAGTCTGACATTGATTCTGTGGCAGACTACTTTTAACTCCAATACAGGCCTACACATTGTCCCTATAGGGTTCGTGTACACCGAGGGTGTCCGAAATTATCTGAAATGGGCctatgtgggtgcaggtttttgttttagcccggcACAAGGACACCTAATAAAAccaatcatggtcttcaatcaagaccttgttAAGTAGATTCAGGTGTTGAAGTGCTAGGCTAAAACAAAGATCTGCACCCTCACCAGCCTTTGTCATTGACTTACCGTTGATATGACTTTAGCTTTCTCTATCCTGGCGAGGGCATACTTGTACCCGTGCTCTTGGTGGCTGTTGATGTAGTCTACAGCTACGACTGCTGCCTCTTCTATGTCGTGAGAGTCGCATGGCGGGAAATGAATAAGTGGGGCCGGCACTGGAATCGCCCAGGCCCCCACCAGCATCCCCAAAACCAGCACAGCACCCACACATTTCATGATAACAGCCGGAGCTCTTCAGAAGAACTGGACTCAAACCTCAGTCTTGTGTGTTATTTATACCTTTCGCTGTTTTCAGAATGGTCACACAACCACGGTATGACCGACTGCCTTTACTCCTACATGACCGCAAACTAGGATCTCTATGGATCTGCGCCAATGTAAACCCTCCAacgcttttttttgttttttgttttgttggtactgtatatgtttgAATAAGCAGAGTCCAGACGCTTTGAGGTCAAATGCAAATACAGAGTGCTTAACTTTTCAGATCTGGTCTGTCTCGGACTTCCATTTCAACTGACAGATggagaacaatatttatttatactctgttagcattttttttgttaaaatgtttcTTGATTTTGCAACTGTGAATATTCAAAGACTGAAACTTTAGCAGGAAACCATTTAATCCTGCGCTATTGTgctaaagttattattatttacttatACTAATTCATTAGACAGCATTCATTTAGAGCAGGAACGAGCAACCCACAGCCCTTGGAAAAGAAAACCGGGGCtcgatttggatttgagggtaCATTATGTgcatacagtgcatctggaaattattcacagtgcttcacttttcccacattttgttatgttacagccttattccaaaatggaataaattcttttttttctcaaaattctacacacaacaccccataatgacaacatgaaagacgatttttttgaaatgtttgcaaatttattaaaaataaaaactaagaaatctattccattttggaataaggctgtaacataacaaaatgttggaaaagtgaagcactgtgaataatttccggatgcactgtatatggttTATAGGCTGGGACtttgaccattttcttttgtttgtttagtttgtgctgtatatattttaatgtgcTTGAAAACAGCCCATTTGGATAGAGATGCTTTGAGGACAAGTGCAAGTACAGATTGCTTAAGTTTTTGGTCGGTCTCGGACTTCAACTGacagatagttttttttttgtttcattttgctgCTGAATAATAAGATTTAGCTGACCTTTAGTGTTTCTTTTGGGGCCTCCAAATGCCTGGACATCGCTTTAAAAAAGCAATGCAATacaatttgaatacatttttgctgTAGTTCTATTGTTTCTAAGCCCACCAGACACAGCCATgagcatctgtatccactcaaatacaaaaattattttcagtgagaaaaaaacccctccacatccactgtgtttgagcatctgtaactttgttttagtcatatttatttgcattaactcCCTTTTTTGCATGAATCAACTCCTTTGTGGTTCATTCATGCATCTGTACATCTATTCTTCTCTCCAGATGCTAAGAAACCCTTCgtgaaatgtaatatatttcagTGTGGGAAGCAATGTAGCAATGTAACATTTATAGGTAAGTAAAATCATGTGAACTGTAGTATAGTGTGCATTAGGCATCAAGTAAGATGCATTTGTGTCTTAAATGTGCCTTGCTGGCTCTTGAACTTGGACTGCACAACTCTGTTAATGAACCtatcttttttgtatttttgtacttttataGTCTTCTcagaatttttgtatttttatcataCATTTCTCTCTTTTCAATTCATTTACACCAGAAAGTAACATTGGTATGTTGATTTCTGTGCGAAGAaacacatgaacatacacactAAACTCATGGTTTGGCCACAAGTCCTATTCAAAACCTCTGTACCTACATGTTAGGACATTGAGATGCTTTTTTATAGTGGATAGAACTGAATTGTTGTGTTAAAGCTTTATTAAAATTCTGGTTCTTTTTGAAACTGGCTTTTACAAACCCAATCAATTATCACACTTTCTATGCATTTGTtgtgttttcatatttattgtttaatgatGCTAAAACTGGATAAAACAAAACTGGTAGATGACAAACATGGCTGCCAGCTGGTTGGGGTGCCTGTGTTGCCTGTCTTCTGCTTTTTGGAAGAGAAAATCTCTCTGGTGGTTAGGGTTGTGGCCTGTACAAGAGAGCTATATCTTCTATATAGAATGTTATAaataacatatactgtatataatattcACAACCAGTGTGCTTTTATTTTTGGTGCTTTAATTTGACTTCAATCCAaaatattttctggaaaaatgtaaattacaatACGTGCTAGCTTTACACAATATTGTTCAATAATTATGTTGATGTACAGGTTAAATTATAATGTTAAATGGTAATGTAAATCTTAagtgataaaataaatgtgtaatgaTAACGTAAATGTTCAATGTTAATGTGGATGATGAATGTTCgatgttcaatgttcaatgttaTAATCTTGTTATTTCATTCAGGGCTGATGTGGGATAGGCTGCAACTCCAGGCCATGGAAGCTTACAAGCTACACGGTGGAAAATCGCGGAGCGCCGGGACAGGAGCGGAAAGGGGACGGAGAGGCCGGGAATACTGACAGGAACACTGGGACGTGATTGGGGTTGACGCCCAGGGGTGCCTGCCTCTTTATGCGCTGGTTCTTGTACCAGAAATTTTGCGGAGGCCTGAATATGCTGCCCCCTAGCTCCTCGGAGGACTTGGACATTGACTCCGAAGACTCGCTGGATGACGCATTTTCTGTGCGGACAGCCAGGCCGGGGGAGGTCACTCGGGGAACTGTCGGTCGATTAGACGGGACAAAGGGCTTTGGCACAGGAATTTTAGGAACTGTAGGCTGTTGCACGGGGCCTGAGTATTTGGGGTCAAGGTCCGATTGGGGAACTGAGGGGTCAGGAGGGGTGTCTGGGTTCTTTTCATGCTGAGCCGGTAGGACTTCCGGAACCTTCTTTGGTCCGGAGTTGTCTACGGCAACCCCAAGATCCTGTGGGAGAAGAGCAGTTAGGGAACTGAGGTTGCAGTTGTGACTCCCAGACAAGGCACAGCCATTGTCATTTGAgttatacagtgagctccataatgtttgggacagaggggggaaaaaaagtgctgtcatttctataCCATGAAAtctaaatgaatacaaatatgtaCCAAATGTGCAAAAATGCCCTTTCATAAAAATCTGAGAATCTACACTTTAACCATGGGTGAATTGCTTGAATtatagagccaaatcaagaaaaataaatctcatggagctcactgtataaaCTTGTAGCTTCAGTAAACATCAAGCAGCACAAGTCCACCCACATAGCAGCATAggttgctgtggataagagtgtttgctAATTTAATCAGTGCTGTGGTCCGGTCTTACCAGGGACAAATCCAGTTGAATGACACAagagtgactgtgtttgtgcacaATCCTC
The sequence above is a segment of the Conger conger chromosome 4, fConCon1.1, whole genome shotgun sequence genome. Coding sequences within it:
- the LOC133127251 gene encoding alpha-2-HS-glycoprotein-like — its product is MKCVGAVLVLGMLVGAWAIPVPAPLIHFPPCDSHDIEEAAVVAVDYINSHQEHGYKYALARIEKAKVISTPAGGDTIILELDLLESNCHVLNPTPIANCTVRPKTAMRIEGDCDVAVKKLDGVLSVLAFKCKSEPDSREDFCGGCPTLLPLNHTDGLEVVDVALEALNRQANATTYKLVEVSRLTSQVIGGGFKLETEFVTVETNLMDDTRVPFHGFCQASTVTKPPTPSVDCSLFQIPPAPVAPATNDTTLPGPQVLPGPGPLGGLHHKLIHLHDPAATGLLSVSKESGEVPVVKRDVLAVPTAPSEPDQPTVVDQGPVIGGPGPVICPGRIRIL